A genomic window from Brassica oleracea var. oleracea cultivar TO1000 chromosome C8, BOL, whole genome shotgun sequence includes:
- the LOC106308283 gene encoding LOW QUALITY PROTEIN: probable 6-phosphogluconolactonase 1 (The sequence of the model RefSeq protein was modified relative to this genomic sequence to represent the inferred CDS: inserted 1 base in 1 codon) gives MALTWTHKDRGEIRVHENLEELSIDLVDYIAEISEASIKEHGVFCIVLSGGSLINLMGKLVEPPYNKIVDWAKWYVFWADERVVGKNHDDSNYKLAKDTLLSKVNVFPRHICSINDTVSAEDAATEYEFAIRQMVKTRTVIASENSDCPRFDLILLGMGSDGHVASLFPNHPALEVKDDWVTFLTDSPKPPPERITFTLPVINSAASVVVVATGESKANAVHLAIDDLXLTRNSPSLPARLVQPSSGNLIWFMDKPAGSKLDGFKFSE, from the exons ATGGCACTTACTTGGACTCATAAAGACAGAGGTGAAATTAGGGTTCATGAGAATTTGGAGGAACTAAGCATAGACTTGGTAGATTATATAGCTGAGATATCAGAAGCCTCAATTAAAGAACATGGTGTTTTCTGCATTGTGTTATCAGGAGGTTCTCTCATCAACTTGATGGG AAAGTTGGTCGAGCCTCCTTACAACAAGATTGTGGATTGGGCTAAATGGTATGTTTTTTGGGCGGATGAGCGCGTGGTAGGTAAGAACCATGACGATAGCAACTACAAGCTCGCCAAGGATACTCTCCTCTCTAAG GTAAATGTGTTTCCGAGACATATATGTTCTATTAACGATACGGTCTCGGCTGAGGACGCTGCAACAGAGTATGAGTTCGCTATCAGGCAGATGGTAAAAACACGAACCGTGATTGCGTCTGAGAATAGCGACTGTCCAAGGTTTGATCTCATTTTGCTTGGGATGGGCTCTGATGGACATGTAGCCTCCCTCTTCCCGAACCACCCAGCACTTGAGGTGAAGGACGATTGGGTTACATTCCTAACTGACTCACCTAAACCGCCACCAGAGAGAATCACATTTACTTTGCCAGTCATTAACTCAGCTGCTAGTGTTGTTGTGGTTGCAACCGGCGAATCCAAAGCCAATGCTGTTCACTTAGCGATAGATGATT ACCTCACTAGAAACTCTCCTTCCCTGCCTGCTAGGCTGGTCCAGCCAAGCAGTGGGAATCTGATCTGGTTTATGGATAAACCAGCAGGATCTAAACTCGACGGGTTTAAATTCTCTGAGTAG